In Candidatus Latescibacter sp., a genomic segment contains:
- a CDS encoding two-component regulator propeller domain-containing protein, with translation MKTMRTIIISTLLLLLYGNAFAEGIWTPYLTHIDSLDVVNAIAIEGDSLWVGTNGGVVLWDIKKKTFKVFTTADGLADNSISTITIDHRGVKWIGSIGGDNLGVFGPNHMEARRYNISAFDGSRWINYDRDTLGLSGDQPGNLYYAGRINSIAVDAYDTVLIGVMETYTTNSRENSIDEFHIVMKDQSGKWKVIYSTSGYYIGSSIVLLNDIQDNNIIWNVSGNALRKIIRPYSSVSPNILPMDPIELGSLAIDNNYNIWVGGGGVIIFYDRNSLLTFKSDITGITGFCRAISIDRNNVKWFGSNIGITSFDSYAWKTYAPDWWVHPSWVYDLNSDNVWGLSFDKYGYLWVGTNKGLYR, from the coding sequence ATGAAAACGATGAGAACAATTATTATTTCGACATTGCTTCTTTTATTATATGGCAATGCCTTCGCCGAAGGTATATGGACCCCGTATCTTACTCATATCGATAGTCTGGATGTAGTAAATGCCATAGCTATTGAAGGAGATTCCCTCTGGGTCGGAACGAATGGAGGTGTGGTTCTCTGGGATATAAAAAAGAAAACTTTCAAGGTTTTTACTACGGCAGATGGTTTGGCGGATAACAGTATCTCTACAATCACCATTGATCATCGGGGGGTTAAATGGATTGGTTCTATCGGAGGTGATAATCTTGGGGTTTTTGGTCCAAATCATATGGAGGCTAGAAGATATAATATCAGCGCCTTTGACGGTTCTCGATGGATTAATTATGACCGTGATACCCTGGGTTTGTCTGGCGATCAACCGGGGAATTTATATTATGCGGGTCGGATTAATTCCATTGCTGTTGATGCCTATGATACGGTTCTCATTGGGGTGATGGAAACGTATACAACTAATTCAAGAGAGAATTCCATCGATGAATTCCATATCGTTATGAAGGATCAAAGCGGAAAATGGAAAGTAATATATTCTACATCTGGTTATTATATTGGTTCAAGTATAGTACTTTTGAATGATATTCAAGATAATAACATTATATGGAATGTTTCTGGTAATGCTTTGCGAAAAATTATTCGCCCTTATTCATCTGTCTCTCCAAACATTTTGCCTATGGATCCTATAGAATTAGGTTCATTAGCTATTGACAATAATTACAATATATGGGTAGGAGGGGGAGGTGTAATTATTTTCTATGATAGAAATTCTTTACTCACTTTTAAATCCGATATTACCGGTATAACAGGTTTTTGTAGAGCCATTTCAATAGACAGGAATAATGTCAAATGGTTTGGTTCGAATATTGGTATTACCAGTTTCGATAGTTATGCCTGGAAAACGTATGCTCCGGATTGGTGGGTTCATCCTTCTTGGGTATATGATTTAAATTCTGATAATGTGTGGGGTTTGTCTTTTGATAAATATGGTTATCTCTGGGTTGGTACAAATAAAGGATTGTACCG
- a CDS encoding aldo/keto reductase, protein MKRRTFLKGIGTAATLPIAGCSVMRSAGSAAQGSIPRRVLGKTGIEVSMLGFGSHLKKECQANPKLRDQMIKAGYEGGINFFDVYDHSGYLQFEPMGRSLKGFRKNTVVSVCLVLTDDKAQEEIDGALVKFQTDYIDCYRTYTVNDTRIALLDKNKKAGKIRSIGVVTHDVNQMTKYLDQYGDTLDYVMLPFNFHHNNGYFTDKKGYTDNDYTAFIPRCEKMRLGILGIKPMGSDHMVELAKKQDLLKKGDVQIAQAMLRYVYQIPEVDCAMPAMNTMEEVKVNLRSAYKPALSTEERQMLAKLSGIAAETKSAYLPPHYRWLENWARKEV, encoded by the coding sequence ATGAAGCGTAGAACTTTTCTGAAAGGCATCGGAACAGCCGCAACCCTACCCATCGCAGGGTGTTCAGTCATGCGGAGCGCCGGTTCCGCTGCACAGGGCTCCATTCCACGGCGGGTGCTGGGGAAGACCGGAATCGAGGTATCCATGCTGGGGTTCGGTTCGCACCTGAAAAAGGAATGCCAGGCAAATCCCAAACTCCGCGACCAGATGATCAAAGCCGGGTATGAAGGCGGGATCAATTTTTTCGATGTGTACGATCACAGCGGTTATCTCCAGTTCGAGCCGATGGGGAGAAGCCTCAAGGGATTCCGTAAGAATACGGTCGTCTCTGTCTGTCTGGTTCTGACAGACGACAAAGCGCAGGAAGAGATAGACGGCGCCCTGGTGAAATTCCAGACCGATTACATCGACTGCTACCGGACCTATACTGTGAACGACACGCGGATAGCGCTCCTGGACAAGAACAAAAAGGCCGGGAAAATACGTTCTATCGGCGTCGTTACCCATGATGTAAACCAGATGACGAAATACCTCGACCAGTACGGCGACACTCTCGATTATGTGATGCTGCCGTTCAACTTCCACCACAACAACGGGTATTTCACCGACAAGAAGGGCTACACCGACAACGATTACACCGCGTTCATTCCCCGCTGCGAGAAGATGCGGCTCGGTATCCTCGGGATAAAACCCATGGGGAGCGACCACATGGTCGAGCTTGCCAAAAAACAGGACTTGTTGAAAAAAGGCGATGTCCAAATCGCCCAGGCAATGCTCCGCTATGTGTACCAGATCCCCGAGGTGGACTGCGCCATGCCGGCCATGAATACCATGGAGGAGGTGAAAGTCAATCTCCGGTCAGCCTACAAACCGGCCCTCTCGACCGAGGAAAGACAGATGCTCGCCAAACTGAGCGGCATCGCCGCCGAAACCAAAAGCGCGTATCTGCCCCCGCACTACCGCTGGCTAGAAAACTGGGCGAGAAAAGAAGTCTGA
- a CDS encoding sugar phosphate nucleotidyltransferase, whose translation MAITKAVIPVAGLGTRLLPATKSQPKEMLPIGRKPIVQYVVEELAKAGLENILFVTGRKKRSIEDHFDFAPEMGETGMESDIPGNLSFFYIRQSSPNGLGDAISYAEKFVGSDSFAVALGDSVIQCGDHSSLLRRMMEFHQSERASATVAFMEVGEEDVRKYGIAKPKGRPGAMFEVETMIEKPQPSEAPSRLAVAARYIFDPVIFEALKRTPSGRKGELEITDAMNTLLKMGRKVIGIRLRSDEKRYDIGGFETYFKAFLDFALDDPEYGYMIRQYMRLRLHEV comes from the coding sequence ATGGCAATCACCAAAGCAGTTATACCGGTAGCCGGTCTGGGGACCAGGCTTCTTCCCGCCACCAAAAGCCAGCCGAAAGAAATGCTCCCCATCGGCCGTAAACCCATAGTCCAGTATGTGGTCGAGGAGCTTGCAAAAGCCGGGCTGGAAAATATCCTCTTTGTCACCGGCCGCAAGAAACGTTCCATCGAAGATCATTTCGATTTCGCTCCCGAGATGGGTGAAACCGGCATGGAGTCGGATATTCCGGGCAATCTTTCATTTTTCTATATCCGTCAGTCAAGCCCGAACGGTCTGGGAGACGCTATTTCCTACGCCGAAAAATTTGTCGGCTCGGACAGCTTTGCCGTGGCGCTCGGCGATTCGGTGATTCAGTGCGGCGATCATTCAAGCCTTCTAAGGCGGATGATGGAATTTCACCAGAGCGAGCGGGCGAGCGCAACGGTGGCTTTCATGGAGGTCGGGGAAGAAGATGTGCGCAAGTACGGAATCGCCAAACCCAAAGGCCGTCCCGGGGCCATGTTCGAGGTGGAAACGATGATTGAGAAGCCGCAGCCTTCAGAGGCTCCCTCACGGCTGGCGGTTGCGGCGCGGTATATTTTCGACCCGGTTATTTTCGAAGCGCTCAAACGCACGCCGTCGGGCAGGAAAGGTGAGCTCGAGATCACCGATGCCATGAACACCCTGTTGAAAATGGGACGCAAAGTGATCGGAATCCGGCTTCGCAGCGATGAGAAACGGTATGACATAGGCGGATTCGAGACCTATTTCAAAGCTTTCCTCGATTTCGCCCTCGACGACCCGGAATACGGCTATATGATCAGGCAGTACATGCGGTTGCGCCTTCACGAGGTATGA
- a CDS encoding sugar phosphate nucleotidyltransferase — MQAIIPMAGSGTRLRPLTYSKPKALLRVGSKPIISHIVDMLLSLGCDNLILIVSREGANIPLFVQDRYPGIGIETIIQEERLGLGHAVNLAADAVHDDELIVMYGDTIIDGDLSHVRSIEGDGVIAVKTVQDPRRFGVVELSNGIITKFEEKPAIPKSNLAIVGFNYFKKPRILFECLNQIIAKNIRTRDEFQITDAFDLMLKQGLIFKPLVVEGWYDCGTPESLLETNRFMLDKGGHMRQLPDSIIIPPVFIPDNAEVTHSIIGPHVSIGDHAIIQYSLISDSIIGSNARVIRASLVGSLIGDNAEIIERPRRLSLGDNSSLDFELSEM; from the coding sequence ATGCAGGCAATTATTCCCATGGCCGGATCGGGAACCAGGCTCAGGCCGCTTACCTACTCCAAACCGAAAGCTCTGCTCCGAGTCGGTTCGAAGCCGATCATCTCCCATATCGTCGATATGCTCCTCTCTCTCGGGTGCGATAATCTCATTCTCATTGTCAGCCGAGAGGGCGCAAACATCCCCCTGTTTGTTCAGGATCGCTATCCGGGCATCGGAATCGAGACGATCATCCAGGAAGAACGGCTCGGACTCGGGCATGCGGTGAACCTGGCGGCGGATGCGGTTCACGATGACGAATTGATTGTCATGTATGGCGATACCATTATAGACGGCGATCTCTCCCATGTGCGTTCCATAGAAGGGGATGGTGTTATCGCAGTAAAAACGGTGCAGGATCCCCGCCGGTTCGGCGTGGTGGAATTGAGCAACGGAATCATTACTAAATTCGAAGAGAAACCGGCGATACCCAAATCTAACCTTGCTATCGTTGGATTCAATTATTTCAAGAAACCGCGTATTCTCTTTGAATGTCTGAATCAAATCATTGCGAAGAATATCAGGACCAGGGATGAATTCCAGATTACCGATGCTTTTGATCTCATGCTGAAACAAGGTCTCATTTTTAAACCGCTCGTAGTTGAAGGCTGGTATGACTGCGGCACTCCGGAGTCCCTCCTGGAAACCAACCGTTTCATGCTGGATAAGGGCGGCCACATGCGCCAACTGCCCGATTCCATTATCATTCCCCCCGTGTTTATCCCCGATAATGCCGAAGTGACCCATTCAATCATCGGACCTCATGTTTCGATCGGAGATCATGCCATTATCCAGTATTCCCTCATTTCTGACAGCATCATCGGCAGCAATGCCAGGGTAATCCGCGCATCGCTTGTCGGCTCTCTCATCGGAGACAATGCTGAAATCATCGAAAGGCCGCGCAGACTGTCTCTGGGAGACAATTCAAGCCTTGACTTTGAATTGTCCGAAATGTAA
- a CDS encoding RraA family protein: MAIDKPKPSFIDTDITMEEYPYRIPSPPKVVRTLDIDDVERARRYRRLYGGCLSDALWLTGIVNTILDHGIKPLKEHDVIAGRCLPIKWHSLAPESHMTEAEKDARYLKWKAEGSPQKRMMRSVFPGCVLVFDTGGDMQAATFGEMSCQLARSRGCVGVVNSGMTRDTQYIFKLGDFPYFSRGTTPNAYGGWRIIDVNVPIHIKGHLTHYVIVNPGDFIFGDNDGLQVIPKAYVDEVLIRAEEIFDFENAERQAIRDGMPIDKVYDMYGDL; this comes from the coding sequence ATGGCAATCGATAAACCCAAGCCTTCATTTATCGACACCGACATCACCATGGAGGAGTATCCCTACCGTATTCCCAGCCCGCCCAAAGTGGTGCGCACCCTGGACATCGATGACGTGGAGAGGGCCAGAAGATACCGGAGGCTGTACGGCGGCTGTCTCAGCGATGCCCTCTGGCTCACCGGAATTGTAAATACCATTCTCGATCACGGAATAAAACCCCTCAAAGAACATGATGTCATTGCAGGCCGCTGTCTTCCCATCAAATGGCATTCCCTCGCTCCCGAATCCCACATGACCGAGGCGGAAAAGGACGCCCGCTATCTCAAATGGAAAGCGGAAGGCTCCCCCCAGAAACGCATGATGCGGAGTGTTTTCCCCGGATGCGTCCTCGTTTTCGATACCGGAGGGGACATGCAGGCCGCCACATTCGGCGAAATGAGCTGCCAACTTGCCCGCTCACGGGGCTGCGTAGGGGTGGTGAACTCCGGAATGACCCGTGACACCCAGTACATCTTCAAACTGGGTGATTTTCCCTATTTCTCCCGCGGCACGACGCCGAACGCTTACGGCGGCTGGCGGATCATCGATGTCAATGTTCCCATTCATATCAAGGGGCATCTGACTCACTATGTAATCGTCAATCCCGGCGATTTCATCTTCGGGGACAATGACGGGCTTCAGGTCATTCCCAAAGCGTATGTGGATGAGGTGCTGATCCGTGCCGAAGAGATTTTCGACTTTGAGAATGCCGAACGTCAGGCCATCCGTGACGGTATGCCCATCGACAAGGTCTATGACATGTACGGGGATTTATGA
- a CDS encoding erythromycin esterase family protein, with protein sequence MSAQQFQRSSTFRPVRHHYSGPGWLPVLLMVGGCLGGLVQQGYAQNPLSVLSPGRPVEGVITKQPHAYGLNLVAGQFLRLKGEGDRLLLRLIGPRGDTLQLNNTLMLSQVVQETGLHRLDIDRWYGLPVAQRSVALPYKLRVDELLSPARYAARLDSLRSDPRVAWLAQHAIPLRSLATDDDDFNDLRPLREAIGDARVVLLGEESHGSGNIIRAKSRLVRFLHQEMGFDVVAFESSLYFMWKVWQLMQAGHDPGVWSYAADFQPLARYLGQQAVGPHPLEVSGVDFQFSGDLSSQQLVSELRELVDREHLGEEGKNLVKGFWTTLSGFVSGTSQWHIQQDVLSDLRLLAERLAGAGETRSAAEGRTLRMWAQVSRSLAEYMAFDWIESYNDRRDRQMDRNLAWLGREYFPGRKIIVWAANVHVLRHPNRLPQATIVSTVGMDQAVREVFSDRSFVIVATAYSGQYRMIGGSRTFTVMSDQDPTFELEELMAATGLEQAVVPLRNLPAGGDWLRSPIFCRIFNYKSILGTWPDHADAILFMRAATPTIRIPR encoded by the coding sequence ATGTCGGCCCAACAGTTCCAACGGTCTTCGACTTTTCGGCCAGTGCGCCACCATTACTCGGGGCCTGGCTGGCTCCCGGTCCTCCTGATGGTCGGCGGGTGCCTCGGCGGACTCGTCCAACAGGGATATGCCCAAAACCCCTTGTCAGTCCTCTCACCCGGTCGTCCGGTAGAAGGCGTAATCACGAAGCAACCTCATGCCTACGGCCTCAACCTCGTCGCCGGGCAATTCCTGCGGTTGAAAGGGGAGGGTGATCGGCTCTTGCTGCGCCTGATCGGGCCTCGCGGCGACACACTCCAACTTAACAACACCCTGATGTTATCACAGGTCGTGCAGGAGACGGGACTCCATCGGCTCGATATTGATCGATGGTACGGGTTGCCGGTGGCGCAGCGTTCGGTGGCGCTGCCTTATAAGTTACGGGTGGACGAGTTGCTTTCGCCAGCGCGCTATGCTGCACGGCTGGACTCACTTCGGAGCGATCCCCGCGTCGCGTGGCTCGCTCAGCACGCCATCCCTCTGCGCTCCCTGGCGACCGATGACGATGACTTCAACGACCTCCGGCCGCTGCGCGAAGCAATCGGTGATGCGCGGGTAGTCCTGCTCGGGGAGGAGAGCCACGGCAGCGGGAATATCATCCGAGCCAAGTCGCGGCTGGTCAGATTCCTCCACCAGGAAATGGGATTCGACGTCGTGGCATTCGAGTCCAGCCTCTACTTCATGTGGAAGGTCTGGCAGCTCATGCAGGCGGGGCACGACCCGGGCGTCTGGTCGTACGCCGCCGATTTTCAACCGTTGGCGCGTTACTTGGGCCAGCAGGCGGTCGGCCCGCACCCGCTCGAGGTCTCCGGCGTTGACTTCCAGTTCAGCGGAGACCTCTCCAGCCAACAACTCGTTTCCGAGCTTAGGGAACTCGTTGATCGCGAGCACCTCGGGGAGGAAGGGAAGAACCTTGTTAAGGGCTTCTGGACCACTCTCTCCGGATTCGTGAGCGGCACCTCCCAGTGGCACATCCAGCAGGACGTCTTGTCGGACCTCCGGTTGCTGGCCGAACGACTCGCCGGTGCGGGCGAAACCCGCTCCGCCGCAGAGGGACGAACGCTTCGCATGTGGGCGCAGGTGTCACGGAGCCTCGCAGAGTACATGGCGTTCGACTGGATTGAGTCGTATAACGATCGCCGAGACCGCCAGATGGATCGGAACCTGGCGTGGCTCGGTCGGGAGTACTTTCCGGGACGGAAGATCATCGTCTGGGCAGCCAACGTTCACGTCCTTCGCCACCCGAATCGGCTCCCCCAGGCAACCATAGTGTCTACAGTTGGGATGGACCAAGCGGTTCGAGAGGTTTTCAGCGATCGCTCCTTCGTCATTGTTGCCACGGCCTACAGCGGTCAGTACCGGATGATCGGGGGGAGCCGCACTTTCACCGTTATGTCAGACCAGGACCCCACGTTCGAACTAGAGGAGCTCATGGCAGCGACCGGCCTGGAGCAGGCCGTGGTCCCCCTGAGGAATTTGCCAGCGGGCGGCGACTGGCTCCGTTCTCCGATTTTTTGCCGGATCTTTAACTATAAGTCGATTCTGGGCACGTGGCCGGATCACGCGGACGCGATTCTCTTCATGCGGGCAGCCACGCCAACTATCAGGATTCCCCGATAG
- a CDS encoding prolyl oligopeptidase family serine peptidase yields MQLFRNASKLLAVILPGLLLASVGCKREPQLEKFISPAAFTQQRYEKPPQEILDVLNAPLPPEPFLSPTHDKIVFAQAVRYPPISDLAEPMLRLAGIRINPRTNAERSWTYYFLGLTLKKLADGTETPISLPAHVRIGSPRWNANGTMFAFTNEAIDRVELWVANAATGKARLLSGLRINPLLYYSVQWMPDQKTLLVKLVPTERGAPPEQPISPPGPKIQESSGASAASSTYEVRDVLKSPYDADLFDYYTTSQLALVDVASGKVSRIGKAAIFGKVVPAPGGHYLLVERIHRPYSYLRTYYRFPKEVEVWTTSGELVETLASIPLAEKVPIDGVPTGPRDHAWRPTEPATLVWAEALDGGNPKTKVPHRDRLVLKPVGGTTTELCKTEQRFNELHWIEMGGLVLVSEWTRDRRWTRTFIVNADDPAKPSRLLWDMSFDEKYKHPGYPVYRVLPAGSWVVMRQNDWIYLDGVGSSPEGDRPFIDRLNLTTLKTERLFRSDRSNYEYFVDWVNPAEGTFITRRESPIDPPNFFIRTLAQTPMTRAPEGEASWMSTSRAITKFPDPAPQLRGITKRLVTYTRDDGLPLSFTLYLPPDYKPGTRLPTFFWAYPLDYAEKEVAGQIEGSSKRFTTIEGTSELFFLLQGYAVLDDVAMPVVGPPETVYDTFIEQIVSNAKAAIDKAVDLGVTDPERVGVAGHSQGALMTANLLVYSDLFRAGIARSGSYNKTICPFGFQNEIRTLWQARDVYIKLSPALQADKINEPLLLIHGELDQIPETVPLQSEKLFEAIRGIGGTVRLVMLPCETHYYTARESTEHVLYEMLSWFDRYVKAAPPRAHQPGAANK; encoded by the coding sequence ATGCAACTTTTTAGGAATGCATCAAAACTATTGGCGGTCATTCTCCCGGGTCTTTTATTGGCAAGCGTTGGCTGCAAGCGCGAACCGCAACTCGAGAAATTCATCTCCCCCGCTGCCTTCACCCAACAAAGGTACGAAAAACCACCACAGGAAATCCTGGACGTTCTGAATGCACCGCTGCCGCCCGAGCCCTTCCTAAGCCCGACGCACGACAAAATAGTGTTCGCGCAAGCGGTACGTTATCCGCCCATTTCTGATTTGGCTGAACCGATGCTTCGTCTGGCTGGCATACGGATCAATCCACGCACCAATGCAGAACGCAGCTGGACATACTACTTTCTTGGGCTGACTTTGAAGAAACTCGCTGACGGCACTGAAACTCCGATCTCTCTGCCTGCCCATGTTCGTATTGGCTCTCCACGATGGAACGCCAACGGGACTATGTTTGCATTCACGAACGAAGCCATAGACCGGGTCGAGCTGTGGGTGGCGAACGCTGCCACGGGGAAGGCGCGGTTGTTGTCAGGGCTGCGGATCAATCCCCTTCTGTACTATTCGGTACAGTGGATGCCAGACCAGAAGACGCTGCTTGTGAAGCTCGTACCCACCGAACGCGGTGCTCCACCGGAACAACCCATCTCCCCCCCGGGTCCGAAAATCCAGGAGAGCTCAGGCGCGTCTGCGGCCAGCAGCACTTATGAGGTTCGGGATGTTCTAAAGAGTCCCTATGACGCGGATCTGTTCGATTACTATACCACTTCTCAGCTGGCGTTGGTGGATGTAGCCTCTGGGAAGGTGAGCCGCATCGGTAAGGCCGCCATTTTCGGCAAGGTTGTTCCCGCGCCCGGAGGGCATTATTTGCTGGTCGAACGTATTCACCGTCCATACTCCTACCTACGCACATATTACCGGTTCCCCAAAGAGGTCGAAGTGTGGACAACGAGCGGTGAACTGGTTGAAACTCTGGCGAGTATACCCCTCGCAGAGAAGGTCCCGATCGATGGTGTACCCACTGGTCCTCGCGACCATGCCTGGCGCCCCACCGAGCCGGCCACACTCGTCTGGGCTGAGGCGCTCGACGGGGGTAATCCCAAAACAAAGGTACCCCACCGCGATCGTTTGGTCCTCAAGCCGGTCGGGGGAACAACCACTGAACTCTGCAAGACCGAGCAACGATTCAATGAACTGCATTGGATCGAGATGGGGGGATTGGTTCTTGTCTCCGAATGGACCCGTGATCGTCGTTGGACCCGCACTTTTATCGTCAACGCCGATGACCCTGCAAAACCCTCCCGGCTGTTGTGGGATATGAGCTTTGACGAGAAGTACAAGCATCCGGGATATCCCGTTTACCGTGTCTTGCCGGCAGGATCCTGGGTGGTAATGCGGCAGAATGACTGGATCTACCTCGATGGCGTCGGGTCTTCCCCCGAAGGTGATCGCCCATTCATTGATCGACTGAACCTGACCACGCTCAAAACAGAACGGCTCTTCCGCTCGGATCGATCAAACTACGAGTACTTTGTTGACTGGGTGAATCCAGCAGAAGGAACCTTCATCACGCGGCGGGAATCACCTATCGATCCTCCCAATTTTTTTATTCGGACCTTGGCGCAGACACCCATGACAAGAGCACCTGAGGGAGAAGCCTCCTGGATGTCAACCTCGCGTGCCATCACAAAATTTCCCGATCCGGCGCCTCAACTGCGCGGTATCACGAAGCGCCTTGTTACCTATACACGCGACGATGGTCTCCCCCTGTCGTTCACGCTCTATCTGCCCCCAGATTACAAACCAGGCACTCGCCTGCCCACTTTCTTCTGGGCCTACCCGCTTGACTACGCGGAAAAGGAGGTCGCAGGTCAGATCGAAGGATCTTCCAAACGGTTCACGACCATTGAAGGCACCTCTGAACTCTTCTTTCTGCTTCAGGGATATGCCGTGCTGGACGACGTAGCAATGCCTGTTGTCGGTCCCCCGGAGACTGTTTACGACACTTTCATCGAGCAGATCGTCTCAAACGCCAAAGCGGCTATTGACAAGGCTGTTGATCTGGGTGTGACCGATCCGGAACGCGTTGGCGTTGCGGGCCACAGCCAAGGCGCGCTGATGACGGCCAACCTGCTCGTGTATTCCGACCTGTTCCGTGCAGGCATCGCTCGGAGCGGCTCCTATAACAAAACGATATGCCCCTTCGGATTTCAAAATGAGATTCGCACGCTTTGGCAGGCCCGCGATGTATACATCAAGCTCTCGCCAGCCTTGCAGGCCGATAAGATCAACGAACCGTTGCTCCTGATCCACGGCGAACTGGATCAGATTCCCGAGACTGTCCCGCTGCAGTCGGAAAAGCTCTTCGAGGCCATTCGTGGAATTGGGGGCACCGTGCGTCTTGTCATGCTGCCCTGCGAGACCCATTATTACACTGCGCGGGAGTCAACAGAACACGTTCTCTACGAAATGCTGTCGTGGTTCGACCGCTACGTGAAAGCAGCACCGCCGCGGGCACATCAACCGGGCGCTGCCAATAAGTGA
- a CDS encoding DUF2442 domain-containing protein — protein MSNLRPDRGAQLSGAGYGIHWPDLDEDIGVEGLLLGKKSTESSASLEHWLKRRKKV, from the coding sequence GTGAGTAATCTTCGACCTGACAGAGGCGCACAATTGAGCGGCGCTGGCTACGGTATCCACTGGCCCGATTTGGATGAGGATATCGGTGTCGAAGGCTTGCTGCTTGGCAAAAAGTCCACCGAAAGCAGCGCCTCTTTAGAGCATTGGCTAAAGAGGCGGAAGAAGGTCTAG
- a CDS encoding CsgG/HfaB family protein: MNKTWKSVGLLTGLTAVAFSTATAGELDSRMENIVRQFVEVCKGKVEAEATLAVFPFQTDEKLAKKKVDYAVGELLTHKLLQGSKFKLVERAQLLTVLEELTLSMSGVIESETAAKVGELLGARLAVLGGVSRLGKSYQIVAKLVDIQSGQILASEVQEVSIQVFDEEAAAYLVLVPERQAIGLYLAYARGFISVSEVRPQTNFGVTVTPTNPPGTHGSKVPGIGVRYFPIQNWMLDLAIMWEVDSFLGDRYGSDSVFTVSGGQLMSNTIPTVEVKGVASRVIFNRVWRSLTRFRIFTGVGVSHFMPQKPDPQAAIWRKMDDVTVVSVGHLKAHLTNKGLTPLVRLGLEWKPQARFGWAVFGSYLSASDYRLTATMTRQKTGSNAVTGTVDDITVYQHNSRFSVETSLSLYF, encoded by the coding sequence TTGAACAAGACATGGAAATCAGTGGGACTGTTGACAGGTTTGACGGCTGTGGCTTTTTCCACGGCCACAGCCGGTGAGCTCGATTCGAGAATGGAGAATATCGTCCGGCAGTTCGTCGAGGTATGCAAAGGCAAGGTGGAGGCGGAGGCCACCCTGGCCGTTTTTCCCTTCCAGACCGATGAGAAGCTGGCCAAGAAGAAAGTGGATTACGCCGTGGGCGAGCTTCTAACGCATAAGCTTCTCCAAGGCAGCAAGTTTAAGCTCGTGGAGCGAGCCCAACTGCTGACAGTGCTCGAGGAGCTGACATTGAGCATGTCCGGAGTCATCGAGAGCGAAACCGCGGCTAAAGTCGGCGAGCTTCTGGGCGCGCGGCTTGCGGTTCTTGGAGGGGTGAGCCGACTCGGCAAGTCCTACCAGATTGTGGCCAAGCTAGTGGACATCCAGTCCGGTCAGATACTCGCCTCGGAGGTGCAAGAGGTATCCATCCAGGTCTTCGATGAGGAAGCGGCCGCCTACCTGGTGCTTGTCCCGGAGCGTCAGGCGATCGGACTCTACCTCGCATACGCCAGAGGTTTTATCTCCGTAAGCGAAGTCAGGCCACAGACCAATTTCGGGGTCACCGTCACACCTACGAATCCGCCAGGTACACATGGGAGTAAGGTGCCGGGAATCGGCGTCCGCTACTTTCCAATTCAGAACTGGATGCTGGATTTAGCCATCATGTGGGAGGTGGATTCCTTCCTGGGCGATCGGTATGGTTCTGATAGCGTCTTCACGGTGTCTGGGGGGCAGCTCATGAGCAACACTATCCCGACGGTGGAGGTCAAGGGGGTAGCGTCTCGAGTGATATTTAACCGGGTCTGGCGGTCCTTGACCAGGTTCCGGATATTTACGGGAGTAGGCGTCTCGCACTTTATGCCGCAGAAACCGGACCCACAGGCGGCGATTTGGAGAAAGATGGACGATGTCACAGTAGTCAGCGTGGGACACCTCAAGGCACACCTGACTAACAAAGGGCTTACACCGTTGGTTCGCCTGGGCCTGGAATGGAAGCCACAGGCTCGGTTTGGTTGGGCAGTCTTCGGCAGCTATCTAAGCGCCAGCGATTACCGCCTTACCGCGACAATGACCCGGCAAAAAACCGGGTCCAACGCAGTAACGGGCACGGTTGACGATATAACTGTTTACCAGCACAACAGTCGGTTCTCCGTCGAGACCTCGCTGTCTCTCTATTTCTGA